The Juglans regia cultivar Chandler chromosome 2, Walnut 2.0, whole genome shotgun sequence genome includes a window with the following:
- the LOC108988305 gene encoding protein FAR-RED IMPAIRED RESPONSE 1-like, with amino-acid sequence MDADIEFSNNECDEVEIDKEIGSDETIEEPTVGMQFSSVEEVHAYYMKYGKKKGFGVSKRNIRQDDDGTVRWFCLACARGGTSKSTVANVMKPRQTVKMGCKARINAVLNVGGGYTISKVILDHVHACSPGKARHFRCFKKVDARVAKRLEINDEAGIRLSKNFKSLVVEAGGYENCAFGEKECRNYIDKARRLRLGVGGGVALCNYFEDMQKRNPEFYYKIDVDNEMRLKNVFWADARSRAVYESFGDVITFDTTYLTNAYKMPFAPFVGVNHHGQSILLGCGLISNEDADTFEWLFQSWLQCMNNQPPNAIITDQDKAMKIAISRVFPTSRHRFCLWHIMKKLPEKFGSHCRYGEIKSTIHRCVYDSFSQHEFDEHWCRMLDTYDLHENAWLVSLYSDRHYWVPAYVRDTFWAGMSTTQRSEGMNAFFDDYVHSRTTLKQFVDQYDSALRRKVENEAIANFNSFNTDIPCISRYPLEKQFQSAYTLTKFKEVQEELRGFLYLTTKEMGCEDGRYMFVVVDEIQVGNDLLKRVTFNVEVDQDPLDVKCSCKLFEFRGILCRHALRVLTQMGQHTIPSKYILDRWRKDIKRKYTFVKSSYDTTSIDDARRYDRIQNCFYELCSNASKAESSCVKLISQIEQLKTQYPGIADHDTSNTVDTAPSTEASTPRVLSPLVVRSKGRPPSKRKVHPAEKSIKKSSTKRRLHNNQVEVHFY; translated from the coding sequence ATGGATGCCGATatagaattttcaaataatgaGTGTGATGAGGTAGAAATTGATAAGGAGATTGGAAGTGATGAAACAATTGAAGAACCTACGGTTGGAATGCAATTTTCATCTGTAGAAGAAGTGCATGCTTATTATATGAAGTATGGTAAGAAGAAAGGGTTTGGGGTATCCAAAAGGAATATTAGACAGGATGACGATGGGACAGTAAGATGGTTTTGCTTGGCATGCGCGCGAGGAGGCACATCGAAGAGTACGGTTGCCAATGTTATGAAACCAAGACAAACTGTAAAGATGGGATGTAAGGCTAGAATTAATGCGGTATTAAATGTTGGAGGTGGATATACTATATCTAAGGTGATATTGGATCACGTCCACGCCTGTAGTCCGGGGAAGGCAAGACATTTTAGATGCTTTAAGAAGGTTGATGCTCGTGTTGCCAAGAGGCTTGAAATAAATGACGAGGCAGGTATAAGGttgtccaaaaattttaagTCTTTGGTTGTTGAGGCGGGGGGTTATGAGAATTGCGCATTCGGGGAGAAGGAGTGTCGAAACTACATTGACAAAGCACGACGACTTCGCCTCGGGGTTGGAGGTGGTGTAGCTCTATGTAACTATTTCGAAgatatgcaaaaaagaaatccggagttttattataagattgacGTTGACAATGAAATGCGGTTgaagaatgtgttttgggcagACGCTCGGAGTAGAGCTGTGTATGAATCATTCGGGGATGTTATTACATTTGATACAACATATCTCACTAATGCTTATAAAATGCCTTTTGCACCGTTTGTGGGTGTGAACCACCATGGACAGTCAATCCTACTCGGTTGCGGATTGATATCCAATGAGGACGCAGATACATTTGAGTGGTTGTTTCAGTCATGGTTGCAGTGTATGAATAACCAACCGCCAAACGCAATCATCACAGACCAAGACAAGGCCATGAAAATTGCAATATCGAGGGTGTTTCCAACTTCTAGGCATCGATTCTGCTTGtggcatataatgaaaaaacttcCTGAGAAATTTGGCTCACATTGTCGATACGGGGAAATAAAGAGTACCATACATAGATGCGTATATGACTCTTTCAGTCAGCATGAGTTTGATGAACATTGGTGCCGTATGCTCGATACATATGATTTGCATGAGAATGCATGGTTAGTATCACTGTATAGTGATCGACATTATTGGGTGCCGGCCTATGTTAGAGACACATTCTGGGCAGGAATGTCTACCACACAGCGAAGTGAAGgaatgaatgcattttttgacgACTATGTTCACTCTAGAACTACTCTGAAGCAATTTGTTGACCAGTATGATTCGGCCCTTAGGAGGAAGGTAGAGAATGAAGCAATTGCTAACTTTAATTCCTTTAACACGGACATTCCTTGCATCAGTCGCTATCCTCTTGAGAAGCAATTTCAAAGTGCATATACTCTTACTAAATTCAAAGAGGTACAAGAGGAATTGCGAggatttttatatttgactacTAAGGAGATGGGGTGTGAGGATGGTAGATATATGTTCGTTGTTGTGGATGAGATTCAAGTTGGTAATGACTTATTAAAACGTGTAACATTTAATGTGGAAGTTGATCAAGATCCCCTTGATGTGAAATGCAGTTGTAAGTTATTTgagtttaggggtattttgTGTAGACACGCTCTCCGTGTATTAACTCAAATGGGCCAACATACAATACCATCAAAATACATCTTGGATCGGTGGAGAAAAGATATTAAGCGAAAATACACCTTCGTGAAAAGTAGTTATGACACTACTAGCATCGACGATGCACGAAGGTACGATAGGATCCAAAATTGTTTCTATGAACTGTGTTCCAATGCTTCAAAGGCTGAGAGCAGTTGTGTTAAATTGATTAGTCAGATAGAACAGTTGAAGACACAGTACCCTGGTATCGCTGATCATGACACTAGCAACACAGTTGATACAGCTCCTTCGACGGAGGCTTCAACCCCTAGAGTTCTTAGTCCTTTGGTAGTTCGGAGTAAGGGAAGACCACCGTCTAAGAGAAAAGTGCACCCCGCTGAGAAGAGTATTAAGAAATCGAGTACGAAAAGGCGATTGCACAACAACCAAGTTGaggttcatttttattaa